ACGCCAACAAAAAAAGCTTACAACGAATACGCCAACAAGCTTGATTAAAGCCCCTAGCTGATTATTCACCATTTAACCCCCTCTTATGGGTTTATGCGTAGCGCGGGATTGCAGCCTGATATTTTAATGTTTACGTCTTTTACGCCTTAAAATACGCTTTTAAGCGTATGTCAATGCAGTTCCTACCGTTTAAACTCAATTCCAGAATTTCTTCTGGAGGGTGCGGTGAAAGAACGGTCCAACTCCTTGACGCAAACAGTGGGGCAAGCCATTTGTCTACGCCGGAAAGCCTTGGCGATGTCTCAGGAAGAACTTGCAGAAAAAGTCGGTATTGGGCAGCAATCGCTTTCACGCATGGAACAAGGAAAAATTGCACCCAAGTTTGAACGCTTGCAGTTATTTGCCGATGCGCTGCAGTGCCGTGTTGTTGATCTGTTCTTAGCGCCAGAGTCATCTGCTGACGCTTGCGCCGAATCTCTCGCGAACTTATTGCGTCCACTTTCAGAAGAGCAGAGAGCCTTCGTTCATCAATATACAACGCAATTGGTGCAATTTTTGCGAAAAATGGCAAAAGCTTAAAAAGTAGTAAGCCCAGCCTGGCATAACCAGGCTGGGCTTTTCTTTATACGGGTAGTTTTGATTTACAATAATAAGGCGGCCATTGGGCCACCTTATTATTATCAGTTCAAGAGAAATACATTAAAACTAAAACACGGTGGGGTTGGCAACAACCAGTACCCAGCAGATTATGCCAACGACAATACCATACAGCAGGAAAGGCCAGAATGTGCGGCGAAGCACTTCTCCTTCGCGTCCGGAGAGTCCCACTACAGCGCAGGCGGCAACGATATTATGTACGCAAATCATGTTGCCCATGGCGCCGCCCACAGCTTGGGCAGCCACGATAATTTGGCGTGGAAGTTCTAATGTCCCGGCCATATTCCACTGAAATTCTGCGAACATAAGATCGGAAACGGTGTTAGAACCCGTAATAAAAGCTCCCAAACCGCCCACAAAGGCCGCCAGCATGGGCCACACGCCCCCCGCGAAAGCTCCCACAGCTTCGGCTAAGGCCAAGGGCATGGAAGGAAGTCCTGTAGGATTGGTAGCGGAACCACGGAAAATGGACACCATTGCCACCGCAAAAATCAAGGCAATGGTAGGTGCCTTCATTTTTCGGATGCTTTCTTTCCAGGCACGGGAAACAGCTTGACCAGACATTTTGTGCAGTAAAATTGTTAGCAAGGAAACTACAATAAAGAATGTACCGGGCAAGTAGAGGTAATCAATGCTCGCATTGACGCCATTGAACCCCAGAATGTTTGTAAAGCTGATTTTCTGGTTGGTTAGCCATCCCTTAAGGCCAAGCGAAGGAACGCGTGAGATGACAAGCAGTATGCAAATTATCACATAGGGAAGCCACGCGCTGAACTGGCTCATATTGGCGTGAAATTCAGTCTTTGTGCTGGCAGGTACGGTGCCTGTCCAAGCTTTGTCCCATTGGCTGGAAGGAGCGAAGTCCCACGAATCTTTAGGAACACAGAAGCCTTTCTTGGTGCCCCATACCACCACGCCAAGACCGAGCAGTCCTCCCAGAAGTGAGGGGAATTCGGGTCCCAACAGCCATGCGCAAACAAGGTAGGGCACGAGAAAGCACACAGAAGCGAACACGCAGAACTTCCATGCCCTAAAACCAATGCCCCAAGATTTTTCCGCGCCAAAGAAGCGGGTGAGAAAGCCAAGCATAAAGATGGTAATAATTATGGCCATAGGGGCGTGCATAATGGTGGCCCACTCACCTACAGCTTTGCAGAACCCGTCGTAACTTTGGAAAGGGAGGTTGGGATTGGCAGCCACCGCCTCGGCCACGCTGCCTTTCAGAAAGCCGAAACCCACAATAACGGGTGTGCCCACCGCACCAAAGGTCACAGGCACAGAGTTGAAGACAAGACAAACAACGGCGGCGGCCATGGCTGGGAAGCCAAGAGCCAACAGCAAGGGTGCTGCCAAGGCTGCGGGGGTGCCAAAACCGGCCGCGCCCTCAATAAAGGCCGCAAACATGAAGCCAATGATAATGGCTTGGATGCGCCGATCACGGCTTACACCCTGCATACCGCACTGAATGGTTTCCATGCCGCCGCTTTCCTCCAGTGTATAAAGGATAAGGATGGCACCGAAAACTATGATTAATACGCCAATGGCCACAACAACGCCTTGCAGCGAGAGAGCGGCAAGATATAGGATATCCAGCTTCCAGCCGATCACACCACTAATGGCACAGACAAGCCACGCCAGTGGCATGGCCCGGGTGGCGGGCCAGCGCAAGCCAACCATCAAAATCAGGGCAATAAGAATTGGTATGACGGCCAACAACGCCAATACTCCAATAGACATGGCAACTCCTTTATCAGCCTGTACGCCTACGCATCCAGGCATGGCTATGGCTCATAGTGTGCCTTAATCTTCCACAAACCCTATGAAATAGGGGACAGAGCAGAACTGAAGAGTACTGTTCCAATCACAAAGTATTTCGCTATACAAATCTCGGCACTTGTGACGGTGGAAGGTAGGGTAATCGTGCTCAGTTACATAATTCAAATGTTGAATAAATTCTGTTGTGTTAGGAGTATCAATGTCAAAAAAGCGGTTCTTGATATTGGGGCATGAACACATGTTGAATAAAAAATTCATATTTTGTCATGACAACTGCTCCCTTGGCTTAAGGTTTATTCAGAGAATGTAGTGCTTATATTCATACATCCCAATGAATATGAGTACTATTTCTCGAAGTTAAGATTTCTACAGATATCTTCATCCTGAATAAAAAACAATAGTTTTGTGAAAGTTGGTCGATCGCATTCCAGAAATTATGCCTGTTGGTTGCCTGCTCTGCATTGTGGGGATCAAATAAAGTCGAAAGCCCCGGCAAGGCCGGGGCTTTCGAAGGTGAAATGAGCAGTTGTTAATTTAAAGTTGCATATTTTATTATTGGTGTCAAACGGTCAATGCCAAAAAAACTTAGACGTATTAGCTGGCAAAGCATTGGCTGAAGCAAAAATAATGCGCCGCATATATTACATTGTGACGAAAGTTTATATTTTTTTTTGTATGGAAAATTTTTCTTTTTAGCAGAAAATAAGTGATGCCAATTAATTTTGCGTTTGCTGGTGTGATAATCTTTTGACAATACGAAAAGTTAAATTGTGTTTTTCATGTATTTTTTTGATTATAAAATATTTATTTATGGAATCACGTCAACAAACAACTATGCTGGGTATCTATCTTGTTTTGTTGGATAAAGTGATTTTATTCAGCATCTTGCGGGAACGATTATTCAAGTTGTGGCGCCAAAGAAGTCTTTGCCACCAACTGATTGTCTGATATGTTTTATGAGCTATATCTTAAAAAGACATGTAAACAACCAGGTAAAACGGTTTATATATCAGATTGTTATTAATTTATTATAAAAATCAAAATAGTCTCTCTTCGATAAGTGGGTCTCGATAGGCCTGACGTGGCTTGTAAAAACTGTTTAACTCACGGAGAAAATATGGATTATTCCAATATTCTCGTCCCAGTGGATGGCTCAGAAGATGCGAAATCCGCTTGTCAGGTTGCCGCACAGCTTACCGGCGCCATACCCGGGAAAGAAACCATACACTTACTGTATTGTGTGGAATCTATCCCCAGCCTGATTGGAGGTGAGCAGCGCGCGATGCTCATGCAAAAGCATGAGGAAGAAGGCATGAAAATTTTTTCCGATGCTTGTTCTCTTTTTGATGAAATTAATATCACCATAAAAACTTATGTTAAGTACGGATCTATTGCAGAAAGCATTGTTCGTACAGCCTCAGAACTTGGTTGTACAATGATTATAATGGGCACACGGGGAAAAAGTGAACTAAAAAGCATTGTCATCGGGAGTGTTAGTCATGACGTTTTACGAAATGCTTCAATGCCTGTGCTTTTGGTAAACAAAAAACATATGGTCACGGATAATTGATTGTATTCGATGCAGACTGAACACAACCGTGTGTTCGAGCTTTTGGAGTATCTATGTCAAGATTACTGACTTGTCTGATTGTATTTGCCTTTTCACTATGCCGACCCGTCACCGCCTTGGCTGCAGGGCACCCCACGGTTCCGGGAGCGGAGCTAACTGCTTACTGGGTGATTCCTTTTGCCTGCATGCTGCTTTCTATTGCCATAATGCCACTACTGGCACCGCACTTTTGGGAACATCATTTCGGCAAAATTTCCATATTTTGGGCTTTGGCCTTCGCCATACCCTGTGCAATAGTCTTTGGCTTTCCTGTTGCTTTATATGAGTTGTTACACATTATCCTGCTGGACTATGTTCCTTTTATTATTCTTCTTTTCGCTCTCTTTACAGTGGCTGGCGGAGTGCGACTCAAAGGCTCTCTCACTGGAACCCCTCTGGTGAATACGGGTTTGCTGGCTGTAGGCACAGTGCTTGCGAGCTGGATGGGCACCACGGGGGCAGCAATGCTGCTCATCAGACCTCTTTTGCGAGCCAACGCCCATCGGCGCTACAAGGTACATAGCGTTGTTTTTTTTATTTTTCTGGTGGCCAATATTGGCGGGTCACTCACGCCTTTAGGAGACCCTCCACTTTTTTTGGGCTTTTTGAAAGGCATCAGCTTTTTTTGGACAACTGTTAATCTTTTTTGCAAAACGCTTCTGCTTTCAGTGGCCCTTCTGCTTATCTATTTGCTGCTCGATTCAGTACTTTTTGCCAAGGAGGGAAAGCCAGTTCTTCTGTCTGAAGACGATAAGGCTACAGAAAAATTCGGCCTCGACGGAAAGATTAATCTGCTTTTTTTGCTTGGCGTAGTGCTGATAGTGCTGGCCTCCGGCCTTTGTCCACTCGGTGTTCTTGTGGAAATTTACGGTGTACCTGTTGAAGGGCAAAACTTGCTCCGGGATATTTTGCTGTTATGTATCGCCGGACTTTCCTGGCGTTATACCGACTACAATTGTCGAAAACTCAACGGTTTTTCCTGGGACCCCATCAAGGAAGTTGCCAAGCTCTTCCTAGGAATTTTCATTAGCATGATTCCGGCCATTGCTATTCTGAAAGCCGGAGCTGACGGGGCTCTTTCTGGGCTTATTCAACTTGTGTCTACTGATGGACAGCCGAACAACGCCATGTATTTTTGGCTTACGGGCTTGCTTTCAAGCTTTTTGGATAACGCTCCCACTTATGTAGTTTTTTTTAATACTGCAGGGGGAGATCCAGCCCACCTTATGTACGATATCCCCGCGACTCTTGCTGCCATATCTGCAGGTGCAGTGTTCATGGGCGCCAATACCTATATCGGTAATGCGCCCAATTTCATGGTTCGGGCCATTGCGGAAAATCAAGGCGTGCGAATGCCGAGTTTCTTCGGCTATATGGCATGGTCCTTTGGCATACTCATCCCTCTATTCTTTTTGCTTACATGGATCTTCTTTTAGTACTCAGCCCGCCTTGCATCAGAATGTGCGATGTAAGCCGGGCTCTTCCAAAAAGATTACGGCATGGGGCGATAAAGCTTCAAAAAAGCATGAGGCAATAATATATCGTGATTTTATTGGAAAAAATAAAAGAAAGCTCAATTTCTGTAATTCCGGTGATGTTATTGGTGCTAGCCCTTCACTTCACTGTGGCGCCTCTGGGCGCCACAGTGTTGAAATTTCTTGTGGGAGGTGTGCTGCTCATCCTGGGATTGAGTATTTTTCTATTAGGCGCGGATATTGGTATTTTGCCGGTAGGACAAAGAGTTGGCGCCACGCTGACATCCCGCCGTAGCTTGGCTTTACTCCTGAGTGCTGGCTTTATTATCGGTTTTTTTATCACTGTCGCCGAGCCTGATGTTCATGTATTGGCAGCGCAGGTTGCTGCCGTTTCCCCATCTTTGTCACGACCTCTGCTTGTGGGCATGATTGCTGTAGGTGTGGGAATTTTTGTGGCTATAGCCTTAGGAAGGATCGTGTTGCAAATCCCTCTCAAGGTCATGCTGATCTTTTTTTATACTTTGGTATTTGCCTGTGCTTTTGTGACGGATCCCGCCTTTCTGGGCGTAGCTTTTGATGCGGGGGGGGCTACTACTGGCCCCATGACGGTGCCCTTTATCATGGCCTTGGGGGTAGGCGTGGCTGCAGTGCGAGGCGACAAAGGCAAGGACGACAGTTTTGGCCTCGTGGGGTTGGCCTCCATAGGCCCGGTGCTTTCAGTGCTTTTTCTCGGAATGTTTTTCCCGGGAGGCTCTGAAAAAATATCGGACACGGCTTCTGCGCAAGCCGAGGGTGTTGGGGCCCATTTCTTGGCTTTGACGCCACAGGTGATCCACGAGGTCGGCATGGCCTTGGGCCCTCTGATTCTACTTTTTGGCGTGTTCCGTATTTTTTTATTGCGATTGACGCGCTATCAAACCGTCAAAATGATTATGGGGCTTGCCTATTCTTTCGTTGGATTGGTTTGTTTTTTTGTAGGAGTTCAGGGAGGCTTTATCCCGGCCGGGCGAGAAATGGGAGCATTGCTGGCTCTACATGATTTTCGTTATCTTCTGCTGATCGTGGGTGTAGCCATGGGAGCCCTCGCCGTTTGTGCCGAGCCGGCCGTGTGGGTGCTGAACGCTCAGGTGGAAGAAGTTTCAGGCGGGCATATCAAAAAAAGCGTGATGTTGATCTCCCTGTCTCTTGGCGTGGCAACCGCCGTGGGGCTTGCCATGGTTCGGGTTATCACGGGGTTGAGCATCTGGTGGTTCCTGATCCCTGGATATGTACTGGCTCTGGGGCTTATGCGCTTTTGTCCTCGAATGTTCACGGCTATTGCCTTTGATTCCGGTGGGGTGGCATCTGGGCCGATGGCATCCACCTTTATTCTTGCCTTCACGCTTGGAGCGTCGCATAGCTTGGGCGGCAATCCCATTGCCGATGCTTTTGGCGTCATTGCCATGATAGCCATGACGCCGCTGATAGCCATCCAACTCCTTGGGATTTTTTTTGATCGCCGGGAACGTGCAATGAAGCTACGTCATAAGTAATAAATACGACCTCGACATGCCAAAACAGTATTAACTCATCAAAAAAGTGTGTAAGAGGTTAAAGTGCAAAAGATGGATGTTCAGTTATGACCTCAATGGCAACAACATACACTCCGGGCAAGCTTTTGGTGAGCATTGTAAACAGAAATCAGGGCGAAGCCGTTGTAGCTGTTACAAAAAAAGCCGGAGCGCGTGGCGGTACGATTTTGATGGCCAAGGGCACGGCCGATAATGCCATTCTACGCATGCTTTATCTTGCGCAGACGGAAAAAGACTTGGTGCTTACGCTTGTTCAGGATGACGCTATTCCTACGGTCGTTACCGCCTTGCGTGAAGATACGTATTTGAAAAGAAAGGCTTCCGGTGTGGGTTTTGTTATTCAAGTACCTGGAATTTTGCGGCATACTCTTTCAACTGTTTGTGAACTTCCATTTTTTCCCATAGAAGATGTAGAAGAGGTATCCGGCATGAGTGCACAAGCGACCCATGAGATGATTTGCGTCATTGTCAACGTCGGCTATGCTGAAGACGTTATGAGCGCGGCGCGCAAAGCTGGGGCCAAAGGGGGAACAGTTCTCAACGCACGTGGAACAGGGCGGGAAGAGGATGTAAATTTTTTTGGTATTTCGATTGTTCCAGAAAAAGAAACGCTTCTTGTCATTGTGGAAAAAAAGCAGGCGAGAACCATTTTGGATGCCATACGCCAGACTTCATGCCTCAATGAACCTGGCATCGGCATAGCATTCTGCATTGATGTCGAGCAGTTTTTTCTTCTAGGGCCGCTGGCAGAAAAATCGTAACAATTCTTCTGGCATAGCATAGCAACGACAATAGAAATGAGTAACGAACCCCCAAATGACGTTGTACTCTTTTCGCTTTAGTCGAAGCAGACAACCTTCAAGTCGCACTTGTAGACGGGTCACTGCCGATGTCTTCAAGCAGCTCCAAGGTGTCCTGCTGGGCACGACGCCAAAAGTTCCTTTCCGCCTGTATGCAATCCACATATGGCAGGGCATAGAGCATTTTAACTTTGAAAATGGGTGAATGCTCCAATGGACAACTTTGAAATATGAAACGCTTCAAAGTTAATCTGGTCTGGGATAAAACCATCGCAACGGTGGCAGTTCCAAGTCAGAGATTAAACGGGTTCAGGAACTCACTTTTGCCAGAAAAAAAGACCGCTTCATCCGTCAACCTCCTGCTAAGATAGAGTTGATGGGCTCCTTGTGCTTCATGATAATAAATTATGAAGCGTTAGAGACAGTTATGCTTGCCATTATGATTCTGATCTATATATTTACATGATTGTTGTTTTGTTACAATACATTTTTATTGAATGATTGATCAATATAGTACTTTTTAAACAAAAGCAGTATAGGATTATAAAATAGTTATTTATGAACAGTTGTAAAAAAATCACAATTGTATTGTTTTAAATGTAGTTAATTATTTACTACTGTTAATTAATTGCATAATAATATTATTCATTATAGATTTTTTATGTTATTATAAATTTTTATTATATAATATTGATGAATATTATAGTTTATTTTCAATGAGGAAGAATTTGTGTTTTAGGCGAATAGCCTTGCCAAAAAATCAAATATTGAAGTGCGACGTGGTATTATTGTGATACCAAAATGGTCTGGTTTCGGCACTGGGGTGGCCTACTTGTAGATAAAAGAAGAAACATGATGCAACAAAAACGAAATATATACAGAAAGTTCTGACTAGAACATTGAGTTCGATCTAGGTCATATTCAGCCAGGTTCCATGTTTGGGCGGATTGAGAAATTTAAAGCATTCCCACACTGATTTTGCTTTTGACGATGGAACTCAGACATGGGTGTCTGAACTTCAAGGAAAACTGAAAGATAAGAATCTCAAGTGG
The Desulfovibrio intestinalis DNA segment above includes these coding regions:
- a CDS encoding helix-turn-helix transcriptional regulator, which translates into the protein MKERSNSLTQTVGQAICLRRKALAMSQEELAEKVGIGQQSLSRMEQGKIAPKFERLQLFADALQCRVVDLFLAPESSADACAESLANLLRPLSEEQRAFVHQYTTQLVQFLRKMAKA
- a CDS encoding L-lactate permease — protein: MSIGVLALLAVIPILIALILMVGLRWPATRAMPLAWLVCAISGVIGWKLDILYLAALSLQGVVVAIGVLIIVFGAILILYTLEESGGMETIQCGMQGVSRDRRIQAIIIGFMFAAFIEGAAGFGTPAALAAPLLLALGFPAMAAAVVCLVFNSVPVTFGAVGTPVIVGFGFLKGSVAEAVAANPNLPFQSYDGFCKAVGEWATIMHAPMAIIITIFMLGFLTRFFGAEKSWGIGFRAWKFCVFASVCFLVPYLVCAWLLGPEFPSLLGGLLGLGVVVWGTKKGFCVPKDSWDFAPSSQWDKAWTGTVPASTKTEFHANMSQFSAWLPYVIICILLVISRVPSLGLKGWLTNQKISFTNILGFNGVNASIDYLYLPGTFFIVVSLLTILLHKMSGQAVSRAWKESIRKMKAPTIALIFAVAMVSIFRGSATNPTGLPSMPLALAEAVGAFAGGVWPMLAAFVGGLGAFITGSNTVSDLMFAEFQWNMAGTLELPRQIIVAAQAVGGAMGNMICVHNIVAACAVVGLSGREGEVLRRTFWPFLLYGIVVGIICWVLVVANPTVF
- a CDS encoding universal stress protein, with the protein product MDYSNILVPVDGSEDAKSACQVAAQLTGAIPGKETIHLLYCVESIPSLIGGEQRAMLMQKHEEEGMKIFSDACSLFDEINITIKTYVKYGSIAESIVRTASELGCTMIIMGTRGKSELKSIVIGSVSHDVLRNASMPVLLVNKKHMVTDN
- a CDS encoding sodium:proton antiporter: MSRLLTCLIVFAFSLCRPVTALAAGHPTVPGAELTAYWVIPFACMLLSIAIMPLLAPHFWEHHFGKISIFWALAFAIPCAIVFGFPVALYELLHIILLDYVPFIILLFALFTVAGGVRLKGSLTGTPLVNTGLLAVGTVLASWMGTTGAAMLLIRPLLRANAHRRYKVHSVVFFIFLVANIGGSLTPLGDPPLFLGFLKGISFFWTTVNLFCKTLLLSVALLLIYLLLDSVLFAKEGKPVLLSEDDKATEKFGLDGKINLLFLLGVVLIVLASGLCPLGVLVEIYGVPVEGQNLLRDILLLCIAGLSWRYTDYNCRKLNGFSWDPIKEVAKLFLGIFISMIPAIAILKAGADGALSGLIQLVSTDGQPNNAMYFWLTGLLSSFLDNAPTYVVFFNTAGGDPAHLMYDIPATLAAISAGAVFMGANTYIGNAPNFMVRAIAENQGVRMPSFFGYMAWSFGILIPLFFLLTWIFF
- a CDS encoding DUF1538 family protein: MILLEKIKESSISVIPVMLLVLALHFTVAPLGATVLKFLVGGVLLILGLSIFLLGADIGILPVGQRVGATLTSRRSLALLLSAGFIIGFFITVAEPDVHVLAAQVAAVSPSLSRPLLVGMIAVGVGIFVAIALGRIVLQIPLKVMLIFFYTLVFACAFVTDPAFLGVAFDAGGATTGPMTVPFIMALGVGVAAVRGDKGKDDSFGLVGLASIGPVLSVLFLGMFFPGGSEKISDTASAQAEGVGAHFLALTPQVIHEVGMALGPLILLFGVFRIFLLRLTRYQTVKMIMGLAYSFVGLVCFFVGVQGGFIPAGREMGALLALHDFRYLLLIVGVAMGALAVCAEPAVWVLNAQVEEVSGGHIKKSVMLISLSLGVATAVGLAMVRVITGLSIWWFLIPGYVLALGLMRFCPRMFTAIAFDSGGVASGPMASTFILAFTLGASHSLGGNPIADAFGVIAMIAMTPLIAIQLLGIFFDRRERAMKLRHK
- a CDS encoding P-II family nitrogen regulator, translating into MTSMATTYTPGKLLVSIVNRNQGEAVVAVTKKAGARGGTILMAKGTADNAILRMLYLAQTEKDLVLTLVQDDAIPTVVTALREDTYLKRKASGVGFVIQVPGILRHTLSTVCELPFFPIEDVEEVSGMSAQATHEMICVIVNVGYAEDVMSAARKAGAKGGTVLNARGTGREEDVNFFGISIVPEKETLLVIVEKKQARTILDAIRQTSCLNEPGIGIAFCIDVEQFFLLGPLAEKS